Genomic window (Vibrio gallicus):
CAACTTTAAAACCGCCATATATAAGCGATTCACCTAGGTTAACAGTATGATTTATTATTTTTTTGCACTGCGATGGATATATATCGCACTGTAATGGGGAATAATTAAATTAGATATTAACAACACCACAATAGCCTCCAAAAATGGAAAGTATGTTTGATGAAATGCATGGGTTATTAATTTAATTTTGAGAGCCAACGTACTTTTTAAAAATTAATCATCCGTTACGATTTTCTGTTCACATAACTTATGTGATAAAGGGACATATCATGATTAGAAATATAAGCTGCTTATTTATACTTGTTGTTATGTTGGCGATAAGTGCATACGCATACAACATTATTCCTGACTCAATAGCGATGCAATACTCAATGGATGGCATAGGCTATCAATTCCTTAATAAAAATATCGCTGTATTATATTACCCAGCAATTTATGCAGTAGTAATACTAATCACTTTGTTTTTCCATAAGAAATCACCAAAACAATTTGAAATAAAAAATAGTACTAATGCGATAAAAGAGGTCATTATTGCAGCGGGTATATTGATGCTAGCTTTTCATTACTGCCGTTTGGTTAACTATGAGAATAGCGGCTCAAACCTCGCTATCATCTCCTATTCACTAGCATTGTTCATTATGATAATCGGACACTCTATGAAGAATATAGGTCCTAATTTCATGGTTGGCTACAGACTACCGTGGACGCTAGCAGATGCCGATAATTGGCGTTCAACTCATAAATTGGCTAACAATGTAAACCTACTTCTGGGTGGCACATTAATAATAGCAACCGCTATCCACCCTAGCGTTAATGCTGTGATTATATTCTTAGTATTCTCTGTATTGATACCATCTGCATATTCGTTTTATCTGTTTCATACAAATAGCAGTGGTAAAATGAGATAAATGCAAGGGGGTTGTAGCCCCTTGCACTAGGTGACTTGCAACAAGATTGGTATATAAGGCTACGCCTATGGTGAGCGTAGCCTTTGTATTAGCGCGGCTACTGATTGGTTTTAATCCTTGCCATATGGTAAACACTCACAAACTCACCATCTCTAAACGCATACGCCTCAGATTCGCCTTCAATCTCAAATCCAAACTTACTGTACAGACCTAGCGCAGGTTTATTATCTACAAACACCGTCATTTCCAATCTCAACAGATTGAGCCAATTATCCGCAAGGTCTATCATGGTTCGTAGTAATGCACTTCCCACCCCTTGACCTAAGAACGCATCTTTTACTGCCATTCCAAACCAAGCGACATGCCTTCTTCTTGGGTTAGTGCACACCTCCATCCCAAGATTACCTACAATTTCACCATCAATTTCTGCAACATAAATATAGAAATTATCAGGGATATCAGAAACACGTTTTTGCCAAAGTTCCAGCGGAGGGTTTGGAAGTTGCAAGGTGCCAGAATAGGCATTCTCTCCGGAAAAAATATCCGCAATACCTTGTGCGTCTTTTGCTTGTACGCGACGAATTGTAATTCCTGTCATTTTCGCTTTTCTATCTATTACTGCCTTTCTATACCACTAAAAGTAACACGGATTCAATGCACTCCCAAATCACGTGCTGCGTCTGCGCAACCACACCAGTACTCCAAATCCGAATAGGCTAAACAATCCAACTGCACCACCAGTATCGTCATCAGAGATCCCATTGTCTTCATCACTTGGGACAAAGTTATCTCGGTTGCTTTGAGTGACCACTATTTTAGGAAGTTCTTGACCGGTAAGGACACGGTTTATCCAAGTAGAGTATTCAGCGACTTCAGTATAAGCCGATGAATAGTCAGCATTAGGGTCGCCACATAACGAGGGTCCAAAGCTGGTGATTCCTACTTGGATATATTCACCACCGCGATTCCAATATAAAGGGCCACCCGAGTCACCACCACAGGTGGAATTACGCAATGATGATTGAAAATCGACTTCACCTTGTAAACATAATTGACGACTCCCGATATCAGCCGAGCGGCAACTGCTATTGGATAATAGAGTCTGTATCACACCTTGCAAGGTATTGGTGGTATCCGAGCTATCTGTAGTAAAGCCATGTCCAATGGTAAACATCTCAATGCCAGCAACATTGTATGAGATGATATCTGAAGGAGTTGCTAAAGTAACATGCGCACTAGGGGGCACTGATAATGGCTGTTCCAGTTTAATAATCGCAATATCATCAGGCCAACTTAACGCCTCACTATCTACAAACCCATCCGGATAGTAGAACTCACTGGCTCGAACCAGCTCTGCGCCTTCCTGTAATACTTGCCGCTCGTTTTGTACCTG
Coding sequences:
- a CDS encoding SdpI family protein — protein: MIRNISCLFILVVMLAISAYAYNIIPDSIAMQYSMDGIGYQFLNKNIAVLYYPAIYAVVILITLFFHKKSPKQFEIKNSTNAIKEVIIAAGILMLAFHYCRLVNYENSGSNLAIISYSLALFIMIIGHSMKNIGPNFMVGYRLPWTLADADNWRSTHKLANNVNLLLGGTLIIATAIHPSVNAVIIFLVFSVLIPSAYSFYLFHTNSSGKMR
- a CDS encoding GNAT family N-acetyltransferase, with translation MTGITIRRVQAKDAQGIADIFSGENAYSGTLQLPNPPLELWQKRVSDIPDNFYIYVAEIDGEIVGNLGMEVCTNPRRRHVAWFGMAVKDAFLGQGVGSALLRTMIDLADNWLNLLRLEMTVFVDNKPALGLYSKFGFEIEGESEAYAFRDGEFVSVYHMARIKTNQ
- a CDS encoding trypsin-like serine protease, with amino-acid sequence MPRALSVISCLIGCLASGGAVANSGGNSTYIVNGINVSIEDFPSFSSLYFDQLDTSGLYQNYCGATILDAYHVLTAAHCVEGDSYYYTYTSVAPQVQNERQVLQEGAELVRASEFYYPDGFVDSEALSWPDDIAIIKLEQPLSVPPSAHVTLATPSDIISYNVAGIEMFTIGHGFTTDSSDTTNTLQGVIQTLLSNSSCRSADIGSRQLCLQGEVDFQSSLRNSTCGGDSGGPLYWNRGGEYIQVGITSFGPSLCGDPNADYSSAYTEVAEYSTWINRVLTGQELPKIVVTQSNRDNFVPSDEDNGISDDDTGGAVGLFSLFGFGVLVWLRRRST